A window of Mangifera indica cultivar Alphonso chromosome 11, CATAS_Mindica_2.1, whole genome shotgun sequence contains these coding sequences:
- the LOC123228637 gene encoding PXMP2/4 family protein 4-like isoform X1: MGSKCKSIKHLRERCLDHCSDKQSLQWRSYYSWLPQRLRKMGYVKVYPSSKIPSHSLLFSTLQKQSTESKIGFLRWYLGKLESHPLMTKSITASLIFAAADLTCQRISLPSSSSFDSIRTLRMASYGMLILGPSQHFWFNYMSKVFPKRDIVSTLKKLSLGQGVFGPSITAVFFSYNASLQGESGGEIIARLKRDLLPTLATGLLYWPICDFITYRFVPVHLQPLVNSSCAFIWTIYLTYMASLKKVSYD, translated from the exons ATGGGCAGCAAATGCAAATCAATAAAGCACTTACGCGAGCGCTGCCTTGATCATTGCTCAGATAAGCAATCCCTACAATGGAGATCCTACTATTCTTGGCTTCCGCAGCGACTCAGGAAAATGGGATACGTCAAAGTTTATCCCTCTAGCAAAATTCCATCTCATTCTCTACTGTTTTCAACATTACAAAAGCAGTCTACTGAGTCAAAGATTGGATTTTTGCGATGGTATTTGGGCAAGCTGGAGTCTCATCCACTCATGACCAAAAGCATAACAGCCTCACTTATTTTCGCGGCAGCTGATTTAACATGTCAG aGGATTTCCTTGCCGTCTTCCAGTTCTTTTGACTCAATAAGAACATTGCGCATGGCATCATATGGGATGCTAATTTTAGGGCCATCACAGCATTTTTGGTTCAATTACATGTCAAAAGTTTTCCCAAAGCGCGATATAGTATCAACCTTGAAGAAGCTTTCCTTGGGGCAGGGTGTATTTGGGCCTTCTATTACTGCTGTTTTCTTCTCTTATAATGCCTCTTTACAAg GTGAAAGTGGTGGTGAGATTATCGCAAGATTGAAACGTGACCTTCTTCCAACATTAGCAACAGGTCTATTGTACTGGCCAATCTGTGATTTCATTACATATAGATTTGTACCAGTTCATCTACAG CCATTAGTGAACAGTTCATGTGCATTCATTTGGACAATTTATCTAACATACATGGCAAGCTTAAAAAAAGTGAGCTATGATTAG
- the LOC123228637 gene encoding protein sym-1-like isoform X4, which produces MGSKCKSIKHLRERCLDHCSDKQSLQWRSYYSWLPQRLRKMGYVKVYPSSKIPSHSLLFSTLQKQSTESKIGFLRWYLGKLESHPLMTKSITASLIFAAADLTCQRISLPSSSSFDSIRTLRMASYGMLILGPSQHFWFNYMSKVFPKRDIVSTLKKLSLGQGVFGPSITAVFFSYNASLQAISEQFMCIHLDNLSNIHGKLKKSEL; this is translated from the exons ATGGGCAGCAAATGCAAATCAATAAAGCACTTACGCGAGCGCTGCCTTGATCATTGCTCAGATAAGCAATCCCTACAATGGAGATCCTACTATTCTTGGCTTCCGCAGCGACTCAGGAAAATGGGATACGTCAAAGTTTATCCCTCTAGCAAAATTCCATCTCATTCTCTACTGTTTTCAACATTACAAAAGCAGTCTACTGAGTCAAAGATTGGATTTTTGCGATGGTATTTGGGCAAGCTGGAGTCTCATCCACTCATGACCAAAAGCATAACAGCCTCACTTATTTTCGCGGCAGCTGATTTAACATGTCAG aGGATTTCCTTGCCGTCTTCCAGTTCTTTTGACTCAATAAGAACATTGCGCATGGCATCATATGGGATGCTAATTTTAGGGCCATCACAGCATTTTTGGTTCAATTACATGTCAAAAGTTTTCCCAAAGCGCGATATAGTATCAACCTTGAAGAAGCTTTCCTTGGGGCAGGGTGTATTTGGGCCTTCTATTACTGCTGTTTTCTTCTCTTATAATGCCTCTTTACAAg CCATTAGTGAACAGTTCATGTGCATTCATTTGGACAATTTATCTAACATACATGGCAAGCTTAAAAAAAGTGAGCTATGA
- the LOC123228637 gene encoding PXMP2/4 family protein 4-like isoform X3: MGSKCKSIKHLRERCLDHCSDKQSLQWRSYYSWLPQRLRKMGYVKVYPSSKIPSHSLLFSTLQKQSTESKIGFLRWYLGKLESHPLMTKSITASLIFAAADLTCQRISLPSSSSFDSIRTLRMASYGMLILGPSQHFWFNYMSKVFPKRDIVSTLKKLSLGQGVFGPSITAVFFSYNASLQGESGGEIIARLKRDLLPTLATAISEQFMCIHLDNLSNIHGKLKKSEL, from the exons ATGGGCAGCAAATGCAAATCAATAAAGCACTTACGCGAGCGCTGCCTTGATCATTGCTCAGATAAGCAATCCCTACAATGGAGATCCTACTATTCTTGGCTTCCGCAGCGACTCAGGAAAATGGGATACGTCAAAGTTTATCCCTCTAGCAAAATTCCATCTCATTCTCTACTGTTTTCAACATTACAAAAGCAGTCTACTGAGTCAAAGATTGGATTTTTGCGATGGTATTTGGGCAAGCTGGAGTCTCATCCACTCATGACCAAAAGCATAACAGCCTCACTTATTTTCGCGGCAGCTGATTTAACATGTCAG aGGATTTCCTTGCCGTCTTCCAGTTCTTTTGACTCAATAAGAACATTGCGCATGGCATCATATGGGATGCTAATTTTAGGGCCATCACAGCATTTTTGGTTCAATTACATGTCAAAAGTTTTCCCAAAGCGCGATATAGTATCAACCTTGAAGAAGCTTTCCTTGGGGCAGGGTGTATTTGGGCCTTCTATTACTGCTGTTTTCTTCTCTTATAATGCCTCTTTACAAg GTGAAAGTGGTGGTGAGATTATCGCAAGATTGAAACGTGACCTTCTTCCAACATTAGCAACAG CCATTAGTGAACAGTTCATGTGCATTCATTTGGACAATTTATCTAACATACATGGCAAGCTTAAAAAAAGTGAGCTATGA
- the LOC123228637 gene encoding PXMP2/4 family protein 4-like isoform X2: MGSKCKSIKHLRERCLDHCSDKQSLQWRSYYSWLPQRLRKMGYVKVYPSSKIPSHSLLFSTLQKQSTESKIGFLRWYLGKLESHPLMTKSITASLIFAAADLTCQRISLPSSSSFDSIRTLRMASYGMLILGPSQHFWFNYMSKVFPKRDIVSTLKKLSLGQGVFGPSITAVFFSYNASLQGESGGEIIARLKRDLLPTLATGLLYWPICDFITYRFVPVHLQVLREVSN; encoded by the exons ATGGGCAGCAAATGCAAATCAATAAAGCACTTACGCGAGCGCTGCCTTGATCATTGCTCAGATAAGCAATCCCTACAATGGAGATCCTACTATTCTTGGCTTCCGCAGCGACTCAGGAAAATGGGATACGTCAAAGTTTATCCCTCTAGCAAAATTCCATCTCATTCTCTACTGTTTTCAACATTACAAAAGCAGTCTACTGAGTCAAAGATTGGATTTTTGCGATGGTATTTGGGCAAGCTGGAGTCTCATCCACTCATGACCAAAAGCATAACAGCCTCACTTATTTTCGCGGCAGCTGATTTAACATGTCAG aGGATTTCCTTGCCGTCTTCCAGTTCTTTTGACTCAATAAGAACATTGCGCATGGCATCATATGGGATGCTAATTTTAGGGCCATCACAGCATTTTTGGTTCAATTACATGTCAAAAGTTTTCCCAAAGCGCGATATAGTATCAACCTTGAAGAAGCTTTCCTTGGGGCAGGGTGTATTTGGGCCTTCTATTACTGCTGTTTTCTTCTCTTATAATGCCTCTTTACAAg GTGAAAGTGGTGGTGAGATTATCGCAAGATTGAAACGTGACCTTCTTCCAACATTAGCAACAGGTCTATTGTACTGGCCAATCTGTGATTTCATTACATATAGATTTGTACCAGTTCATCTACAGGTGCTGAGAGAAGTTTCCAACTAA